The following proteins are encoded in a genomic region of Flammeovirga pectinis:
- a CDS encoding replication-associated recombination protein A, with translation MVVAPLSERLRPKTIFEVVGQQHLLSKNGVFTRMVESKTIPSMILWGPPGVGKTTLARLLAESTKRPFKTLSAVSAGVKDVREVIKDASYAYGTILFIDEIHRFSKSQQDALLNAVEKGIVVLIGATTENPSFEVNSALISRSQVYCLEPLKKEDLLLLIDRALEKDVVLKKKNISIKENNDLLRYSGGDARRLLNLLELSIEAAKPNAVGEIEITDQLVSLVAQQKAVRYDKKGENHYDIISALIKSIRGSDPNAAVYWLARMIEGGEDPKFIARRLIISAAEDVGNANPTALIVANNCMQAIQYIGMPEGRIVLSQATTYLACSPKSNAAYAAIGKAQKIVKHTGDLPVPLHLRNASTQLLKELGYADAYIYPHDDPQGFISQEYMPEGLEGEPLFIPKKNSREQEMLKRLQLMWGKKYNY, from the coding sequence ATGGTAGTAGCACCTTTGTCAGAGAGATTGAGACCTAAAACTATTTTTGAAGTAGTTGGGCAACAGCATCTTTTATCAAAAAATGGCGTTTTTACACGAATGGTGGAAAGTAAAACAATTCCATCTATGATTCTTTGGGGACCTCCCGGAGTTGGTAAAACAACTTTAGCGAGGTTACTTGCTGAATCAACCAAAAGACCCTTTAAAACTTTAAGTGCAGTAAGTGCCGGTGTTAAAGATGTAAGAGAAGTGATAAAGGACGCTAGCTATGCTTATGGAACAATCTTATTTATAGATGAGATTCATCGCTTTAGTAAGTCGCAGCAAGATGCGTTATTGAATGCTGTAGAGAAAGGTATTGTGGTGTTGATAGGAGCTACTACAGAAAACCCATCTTTTGAAGTTAATTCGGCTTTAATATCAAGAAGCCAAGTATATTGTTTAGAGCCCTTAAAGAAGGAAGATCTACTATTGCTAATTGATAGAGCTTTAGAAAAGGATGTCGTTCTCAAGAAAAAAAACATATCAATTAAAGAAAATAATGATCTACTAAGGTATTCTGGAGGCGATGCTCGAAGATTATTAAACCTTTTAGAGTTATCTATTGAAGCAGCAAAACCTAACGCAGTTGGTGAAATTGAGATAACAGACCAATTGGTTTCTTTAGTTGCACAGCAAAAGGCGGTCAGATATGATAAAAAAGGAGAGAATCATTACGATATCATTTCTGCCCTTATTAAATCTATTAGAGGATCTGATCCAAATGCAGCCGTGTATTGGTTGGCTAGAATGATTGAAGGAGGAGAAGACCCTAAATTTATTGCAAGACGCTTGATTATCTCTGCAGCTGAAGATGTAGGGAATGCAAATCCTACGGCTTTAATAGTAGCAAATAATTGTATGCAGGCAATTCAGTACATTGGAATGCCAGAAGGTAGAATAGTACTTTCTCAAGCAACTACTTATTTAGCATGTTCCCCTAAAAGTAATGCCGCTTATGCTGCTATTGGTAAGGCACAAAAAATAGTGAAACATACTGGTGATTTGCCCGTTCCATTGCACTTAAGGAATGCTTCTACACAGTTACTAAAAGAATTGGGGTATGCAGACGCGTATATTTACCCTCATGATGATCCCCAAGGCTTTATTTCTCAGGAGTATATGCCAGAAGGACTAGAAGGTGAGCCGTTATTTATACCAAAGAAAAATAGTAGGGAACAGGAGATGTTAAAACGATTACAATTGATGTGGGGTAAAAAGTACAATTATTGA
- the guaB gene encoding IMP dehydrogenase, giving the protein MAIDPSKVLYEALTYDDVLLRPGFSQILPRETTTKTMLTKNIALNIPLVSAAMDTVTEADLAIAMALEGGLGFIHKNMTIQQQASQVRKVKRSQSGMILDPVTLTANKTLFEANELMREYKIGGIPVIDEEGILIGILTNRDLRFQKDLSVAVKEIMTRENLITAADGITLDEAQDILQEHKIEKLPIVSKSYKLVGLVTYRDILKNKNRPNACKDQYGRLRVGAAVGVTGDLMERVSELVAAGVDVIGLDTAHGHSKGVIDALKKVKKEFPDLDVVVGNVATEEGARALAEAGADGVKVGVGPGSICTTRIIAGVGVPQLSAVFEAAAALRELGVPFIADGGVRFSGDLVKALAGGADVVMIGSLLAGTDEAPGDMIIFEGRKFKAYRGMGSVEAMNQGSKDRYFQDAEDDIKKLVPEGIAGRVPYKGSVEEVLYQLVGGLKAGMGYCGAGSIEQLKDAKFVKITGAGVKESHPHDVTITREAPNYSSKG; this is encoded by the coding sequence ATGGCTATCGATCCAAGTAAAGTTTTGTACGAGGCACTCACATATGATGATGTGCTATTAAGACCAGGTTTTTCTCAAATCCTTCCGAGAGAAACGACTACAAAAACCATGTTAACGAAAAACATCGCATTAAACATTCCTTTAGTGTCTGCGGCGATGGATACAGTTACCGAAGCTGATTTGGCAATTGCTATGGCTTTAGAAGGAGGTTTAGGCTTCATTCATAAGAACATGACAATTCAACAACAGGCTTCCCAAGTACGAAAAGTCAAGCGTTCGCAAAGCGGTATGATCTTAGATCCTGTTACCCTTACAGCGAACAAAACATTATTCGAAGCAAACGAATTAATGAGGGAATATAAGATTGGTGGTATTCCAGTAATCGACGAAGAAGGCATCTTAATTGGTATTTTAACCAACAGAGATCTTCGCTTCCAAAAAGACTTAAGTGTTGCAGTAAAAGAAATCATGACGCGTGAAAACTTAATCACAGCGGCTGATGGAATTACTTTAGATGAGGCTCAAGATATTCTTCAAGAGCATAAAATTGAAAAACTTCCTATCGTAAGTAAATCATACAAATTAGTTGGTTTGGTAACTTACAGAGATATTCTTAAAAATAAGAATAGACCAAACGCTTGTAAAGATCAATATGGTCGTTTACGTGTTGGTGCTGCAGTTGGTGTAACTGGAGACTTAATGGAAAGGGTTTCAGAATTAGTGGCAGCAGGTGTAGATGTTATCGGTTTAGATACAGCTCACGGTCACTCTAAAGGTGTTATAGACGCTCTTAAGAAAGTAAAGAAAGAATTCCCAGATTTAGACGTTGTCGTAGGTAACGTTGCAACTGAAGAAGGTGCAAGAGCACTAGCTGAAGCTGGTGCAGACGGTGTGAAAGTAGGTGTAGGTCCAGGTTCTATCTGTACTACTCGTATTATTGCAGGTGTTGGTGTACCTCAGTTATCTGCTGTTTTCGAAGCTGCTGCAGCTTTAAGAGAGCTAGGTGTTCCGTTTATTGCAGATGGAGGTGTTCGTTTTTCAGGAGATTTAGTAAAAGCCTTAGCAGGTGGTGCTGATGTTGTAATGATTGGTTCATTATTAGCAGGTACAGATGAAGCTCCTGGAGATATGATTATCTTTGAAGGACGTAAATTTAAAGCATACCGAGGAATGGGATCTGTTGAAGCAATGAACCAAGGTTCTAAAGACAGATACTTCCAAGATGCTGAAGATGATATTAAAAAATTAGTTCCAGAAGGAATTGCAGGACGTGTGCCTTACAAAGGCAGTGTTGAAGAAGTACTTTACCAATTAGTTGGTGGTCTTAAAGCCGGAATGGGCTACTGTGGTGCTGGTTCTATTGAGCAACTTAAAGATGCTAAATTTGTAAAAATTACTGGTGCAGGTGTGAAAGAATCTCACCCACACGATGTAACAATTACAAGAGAAGCACCTAACTATTCTTCTAAAGGATAG